One Vicinamibacteria bacterium genomic region harbors:
- a CDS encoding DUF2061 domain-containing protein — protein sequence MDTHLRSVVKTISYRVVATLITSLLAFMFTDDLLIALGIGSAEGLSKIFLFWIHERLWVRIRWGRAVPV from the coding sequence ATGGATACGCATCTGCGCAGTGTGGTGAAAACGATAAGCTATCGAGTCGTGGCGACCCTGATTACCAGCCTGCTCGCCTTCATGTTTACCGACGACCTGCTGATAGCGCTCGGAATCGGCTCCGCCGAGGGGTTGTCGAAAATCTTCCTGTTCTGGATCCACGAGCGATTGTGGGTTCGCATCCGCTGGGGTCGAGCGGTTCCGGTTTGA
- a CDS encoding Rrf2 family transcriptional regulator produces MRFSKKSEYALRALIDLVAEQNSGPVRREDIARRQHIPIQYLEQVLLRLRNAGLLASRRGLSGGYTLIKPPEQVTLGHVIRILDGPLAPIRCVSKTAYQECDDCPYAERAHCPMQEAMRDVREAIAGVLDNYSLRYFSDRSRKSGRRRKRSTSDAPVGA; encoded by the coding sequence ATGCGATTCTCCAAGAAGAGTGAGTACGCCCTTCGGGCCCTCATCGACCTGGTGGCCGAGCAGAATAGCGGGCCCGTTCGCCGCGAGGATATCGCCCGCCGTCAACACATTCCCATCCAGTACCTGGAGCAGGTTCTGCTGCGCCTGCGCAACGCGGGGTTGCTGGCGAGCCGACGCGGGTTGAGCGGTGGTTACACTCTGATCAAGCCCCCCGAGCAGGTCACACTGGGCCACGTGATTCGCATTCTCGATGGCCCGCTCGCACCGATTCGCTGTGTGAGCAAGACCGCCTACCAAGAATGTGATGACTGTCCCTATGCCGAGCGGGCACATTGCCCCATGCAGGAGGCGATGAGAGACGTGCGCGAAGCCATCGCCGGCGTGCTCGACAACTATTCTCTGAGGTATTTCTCCGATCGTTCGAGGAAATCAGGACGCCGGAGAAAACGGTCTACATCGGACGCGCCGGTGGGAGCGTGA